CTTGAAGAAACCTACGCCCCGATTGCCGAGGAGCGTCATCAAATTCTCTTTGCGACCATCCAACCGGATCTGCAGTTCCATGGGGATAGCAGACTGATCACCCAAATGCTCGTCAACCTCTTGGAAAATGCCATTCGCCATTCCCCGTCAGGTGCCCGAATCTCTCTCATCCTTTCTCAACGACTATCCGGGGTAACGGCCGTCATTACCGATACGGGACCTGGCGTTCCGGAATCCGAACGAGAAAAAATTTTCCAACGCTTTTATCGACTGGAAACCAGTCGAACGTCAACCGGTAGCGGGCTTGGCCTTAGTTTAGTTTTGGCGATTGCGGATCTTCATGGAATCCGTATCAGTCTTTCCGACAATCATCCAGGATTACGTGTGACACTGGAATTTCCCATGCACAATGCCCAGTTGTACAAAAAACCCGCAACCTTACCAATCCGTAATAATTTAAAACAGGTTCGGTAAGATTCATTCGTGTATAATTGGGAAATTATTAACCGTTCAGATCTTTTACTTCTCAAATTTTTCTACGTTGGGACAAGATCGGAGCTTCACAAAGGCGAAATGGGGCAGAACTTTCGGAATGACGATCAGAATGAATCCTCGTGCCAACAAGAATGACATCCCCCCCCAATTCCGAACGATCAACGGGATTCGATTTCAAACTTCACGGGCAGCATAGGCTGCTAACAAACCCTATTTCCCCATTCTGGAACTGTTCCTGCCTTAGCGCTTGAGTGTATGGAGGTTATGTATGCGTCCACGTCGAGTGACGATATTGGATCTTGTTACGAAGGGACCGACCAATTCTCTCTATGCCCGGGTCATGAATCAAAACCTGGCGAGCATTATGCCGCAGGTCGTTGGGGTGTGGTGTGAAGAATTAGGCCATCAGGTTCGCTTTGTCTGCTATACCGGTCGTGAAGATCTTCACCGGGAATTGCTGGATGAGACGGATATTGTGTTTATCGGGGCTTTTACCCGGTCCGCTCTGACCGCCTATGCCATCAGTAGCATGTTTCGAGCTCGAGGGGCCGTGACGGTACTGGGCGGGCCTCATGCTCGGAGCTATCCGCAGGATGCGGCCAAGTACTTCGATTATGTCGTGGGGTTTACGGACAAGAATCTCATTCAGGATATTCTGGCGGATTGTGCGCAGCATCGTCCTCTAGGAGTTCAGCTCGCAGCAACCCGGCAACCGACCGCGTTGCCTGGAGCGAAGGAGCGCTGGAAATTTATTGAGCCAACCATCGCCAAGGCGCCCACGTCATTTAAAGTGGTGCCGATGATCGGCAGCATGGGGTGTCCCTATACCTGCGGATTTTGTGTGGACGCCAATGTCGACTATCAGCCCTTGTCGTTTGACCAGATTAGCGAGGATCTCAAATTTCTTCGGACAAAGTTGAAGCGACCGATTGTGGCCTGGCACGACCCAAATTTCGGGGTGCGGTTTCAGGAATATATGAATGCCATTGAAACGGCGATTCCACCCAATAGTATTGACTTCATTGCAGAAAGTACCCTGTCGCTCCTGGCCGAACCGCACCTGAAACGCTTAAAACAAAATGGATTCAAGGCGATTTTGCCGGGTATAGAGTCGTGGTATGACATGGGCGATAAGTCACGGACCGGTCGCCACACCGGACAGGACAAAGTGAGGCAGGTGGCCGATCATATCAATCTGATTCTCCGCTATATCCCCTATGTCCAGGTGAATTTTGTGTTGGGCTTGGATTCCGACAAGGGACCTGAACCGTTTGAACTCACCAGGAAATTTCTGGATTTAGCGCCCGGGGCCTTTCCGGCATTTTCCCTATTGACGGCATTTGGCCAGGCCGCGCCGTTTAATCGGGAATTGCAACGGGACGGTCGGGTGCTCCCGTTCCCTTTTCATTTTCTGGATAATAATCATGCGATGAATGTGCGGCCCAAACATTATGCCTGGCCGGAATTTTATGATCATGTCGTGGATCTGTCACGGCATGCGTTTTCCTGGCCGATGATTGCCAAGCGGGTAATGCTGAATCGTGGCTGGGTTCCCAGATGGTTTAATTTCATTCGGTCGGTGTCGAGTGAAGGGTTTGGCCGGATCAAGTATCACACCAAGATCAGAGGACTGATGGATACGAATGTGTCGTTCCGAAAATTTCTGGAAGGGGAAACATCAGAACTTCCAATGTTCTATGCCAGGAAAATCCGCGGAAAATTAGGTTCGCTCTATGACATGCTTCCTGAAGGGGCCACGATGCATGATCATCATGCGTACCTTAATTCCTATCAGGACCCGATTCCTCCTCTTGTCGCATTAAGCCCACTCCCCAAGGTAGAAAGCGCGGCTATATAAGAACAAGTCAGGACTGCATTATCGCATACCTCAGCCTCAGTCTTTCAGATGGCTACTCGGGGTTATGCGTGACTCTGGGATTTTCCACTTAGCCTTCCCATTCAGCAGACCAATAGATCGCCAACCTTAATAATCGGGAAAAATTCAAGCAGGTTTCTCAAAGATGAAGTCAAGAGGCCATACCATCGTGATCGCCAGGAACGAGACGCCCAAGATTGTCGACAAGGGTCGTGGAAATTTTATTCGCGTTCTTCGGGCCCGTGTTGATGACCATTTCGCGGGCAGGAATCGCCGTGATGATCTACGCCTGTATCTGAAATCAGCAATCGTTCTTATCTGGTTTTTTATCTCGTTTGGTATGCTGTTGGCCAGCTCAAACGGTGCATTTCAACTGCTTCTTTGTGTGTCAACGGCCTTCGCCGCCTGTGGGGTCGGATTCAACATCTTCCATGACTCGATCCATAATTCTTTTTCGGCCAACCCCACCGTCAACCTGTTCCTTGCACGGAGCTCCTGCGCCATGTTAGGCGTCAGTCGGTATTTCTGGCGCCATAAGCACAATGTTCTGCACCATAGTTATACGAATATACTGGAATGGGATGATGATTTGGAGACAAGAGGGGCCCTGCGGATGAGTCCTCGGCAGGCTTGGGAAAAAAAATTCAAGCATCAGCATCTGTATTGCTGGTTCCTCTATGCGTTGTCCACGATCGAATGGATCTTCATAAAAGATTTTGTCCACTATTTCACGATGAGGATCAATCAATTTCAGAAATATCCATCAATGTCGAGCAGAGATGAAATCGAATTCTGGACATTTAAGGCGATGTATTTTTCCGTGTTCATCGTCACGCCTTTCCTTTTTCAGCCGTTCTGGAAATGTGTCGTAGGTCTGGTGATTTTCCACCTCACGCTAGGTCTGAGTGTGACCTTGATCTTCAATCTGGCTCATATCATGGAAAAATCCGCGTATCCGAAATCGCGGGGAGAGAATCCGCCTAATGTCGAATCCGAATGGGCAGTCCTCCAGCTAGCCACAACAGTAAATTTTGGAAGAAATAATCAATGCCTCACATGGTTTTCGGGGTGCCTGAATTACCAGATCGAGCATCATCTATTTCCTAAAGTGAGTCACACGCATTATCCGGAGATCAGCAAAATCCTCAGACGAACTGCCGCAGAGTTCCACATTCCTTATAATGATTGCCCCACCTATCTTTCCGCACTGAAGAGTCACTTTCGCACATTGAAAGCGTTGAGTGAGTTACCCCGCTTGGGTGTTCATCCTGTGCCTTAAAGAGCTAGCTCCTCTTCCTGAAAGATCCAGTCCCTAATGGGTGAGTAGGAGTAGGATGATGAAAGAACGCATCATGGGGTCACAAATTTTGATGGTGTGTTGGGGTAACCCCGCCAAAACCAGAAGGAATCACCGAATCTTTGTGTGGCGGATGTATGAAGGACGGAATGGGGGAAGGGGCACAGGTTGAAGACGCACAGTCCAGGCCCCTTAAAAAATGCGATCATTCGCACAAGTGCTGCAGAAGGACCTGAACGTGAGGGAAGCCACATCGATCCTGAAAGAAAAATTCACCATTGGAAACACTGGTCCGTTTTAATTTTCTGCTGAGTTTTGGCATTATTCTTTTACCCTTTTCCTCTTCTTCAATTATCCCTTCTTTGTAAGAGGAGACCAAGGGAGGTAGGAACGGTTGATAGCTTTCCCGCCCCCAGGAGTGAAGACATCCTCAAATCCATGAGGAGACCATCTAAAGGCTTCAACATCCTTTACCCACATTATATTCAGTGTGGTTATGAGCCCTGAGCCTGACAAAAAAGGTGCAGCGGTCAAGGTTCCGCCGCCACTCATTGTTCTAGTCGTCCTGCTTCTGGCCTATGCTCTGGAGTACGTGGTTCCCCTCAGGATTCCACAGTCATCGGTTTTAGATTTTGCCGGGTATGCATTGGTCGGGATTTCACTCTTACTCATCGTTATCACCTCAAGGTCATTCCGGCGTCTGAACATACACATTGAACCCTGGAAGCCAACTACGAAGATCATCACGACCGGGTTCTTTGGTATCTCACGCAATCCGATTTATCTGGCGTTGTGTGCCATGTGTATCGGTGCCGGCATGATTCTTCATAGTTGGTGGGTGTTGTTCGGCGCGATCCCTGCAGCCCTGTTGCTCTACCATTTCGTCATCGCACGCGAAGAGGCCTATCTTGAACAAAAATTCGGGGAGGCCTATGTGCAGTATAAAGCGAGCGTCAGACGCTGGCTGTGATCTCATCGATGAGCGATGTGAGGATTTTTTCTACGCCGTTTTTACGCCACGTCATGTGCTGGAACACTTCCGTTAGGTTTGCCACACCTGTCTGTTTCTCATGCTATGCTTCATATTCTGTTATGAGAATTCACTGTTCATACTCCTACTCGATTTCAATTCTCTACCGCTGACGCTTTTTCTGCTTTCACCACATACCGGAGCGGCCCTCCGGGTATGAGGGCATCAAAGGGGTAACAGGTCGTTAAGATCAAAGTTTCCGCCTGGTCATAATTGCCAAGACGAGTGTGTCGACTATCCACCACGGTGAGTTCCTGAACGGTAAAAGCCGATCGATGGCCGGTCGGCCATTCCACATAGATGAGATCGTCTTCCAGAAGATATTGTAAGAATTGAAAGTGTGTATCGCGATGTCCGCTCACCACGATGCTGCCAGGTTCACCAGGCTTTATACTTTTGGAAAGCTGCCCAGGCCCAAAGGCTAACGATGGTCCGCTGGCATCGGCCAGGATAATCTGGTCGATGCCATGTCGCGGAACAATCAGTCGTCCCACCGGCCAGGTGTCGGCCCATGGCCAGGGCTTGGCTGGCTGCTGTGTCTTGAGAGTCGTACTCCACGCCTGTTGCAAAAGCCATTGTGCGGCAATAGCCTTCATGGGCATCCACAGCCCCTGACCGATCAAACAGATTCCCAGGACCAACATCAGGCTTCCCAATACTCGACGCACACGCGGTATTACGTCCGTGCGGCTTGTTGTCGCGTCCATAACCATCCAATCCCGACCATGAAGATTCCTAACAGAAGATAAAGTGTGGAGGGTGTGGCTGTTTGTGGCCAGCCGAAGATTGCCTCGTATTGCATGCCATGCGGAAGGTTGGTCTTCATCGCATGGGATTGGAGTGGGCGATGTTCAGGCCGCGCCGGATTGGTTTCCACGGCGACCAGGCTTGTGTATTTGCTCACGAGATGATGCCGGAGAGCCAGGTCAATGACGGCCTGTCGGAGTTCCGTTTCCTGTTCGGATTGATCAGGTTGGAACGATGAAGCCTGTTGATCCATGAGTTGGGATATTTTTTGCCTGGCCCAATGCACCGCGATGCCTGAACGGGAAAGTCCGGCTGTGAAAGGCAGAATTCTTTTCCAGGGAACGGTTCCGTGCGTCCCGGAAATGGTCAGATGGGCGGGAGGGGTTTTTGATCGAAACGCGGCCATGAGCGGTTCCCCGGCATACACATCCGGCAGTGGAGCAGGAAGAAGATCCCATGCCCCATCGGTGGAACCTTCCAGTGCGAGATTAAGAAATGCGGGTTGTTCGAGTTTCACAAACAGGCGATGCATCTTGTCTTGCACCTCTTTCGTGGTGCCGATGTAGGTAAAGGTGCCGCGGCCATGTCGCGCGGCCTTCCGCATAAAATGTCCGTTGGGTGCGGAGCCGATGCCGACGGTAAACAAGCGGGTCTGGCCGAGGAGACGTTGAAGGGTCGCGAATAATTCCTCCTCATTGCCGATCAATCCGTCGGTGATAAAAATGACCTGCCTGAGAGATTTCTGTATTTCTTTTTGATGAGACAATGCTTGAACCACAGCCGGAAGCATTTCCGTCCCGCCCTCAGCTTGAAGGCTGTTCACATACAAAATCGCGCGTTGAATAGCGCGGGTGTCAGCCGGCACGGCCTGCGGAAATAAATGTTTTGTGATGGAATTAAATTGAATGATGTTGAAGCGGTCCTTAGGCGTCAGACGAGACACGGCTAGGGTGAGTGCGGCTTTGGCCTGCACAAGGGATGCGCCTGCCATGGAGCCTGAGGTGTCGATGACAAAGATAACTTCGCGGCTCAGTTCATCCGGGCCGTCTTCGATGAGTTGTGGGGGAAAGAAAAACACCAGACCGTAGGTGTCACCGTCGTGTTCCTCTAGAAACAGTTGGGTTTGGGCTTCATGGGTGGCTTGCGGGGTCCAGGCTAATTCGAAGTCGCGATCGGCAAATGTGGAAGAGTCGGTCAACTCTATGTGCGTGCGTCCGTTGGAATGGGTTTCAATATGAATGGGGTGAGTCGGGGATTCCACTTGATCAAGCAGGAAGCCGGGTGCCAGATCGATATGAAGGGTAAAGGGATTGATGGGGCCTTGGCCAGGATGTTGGACCGGTGGCGTAATCCGTGACGCATCGGGAACCTGGTCGGTGTTGACGGCCCATCCCAAACCGGTTGTATGCAGTTGTGCCTCGACCATAGACAGGGGAGTGCCCGGGATATAGCGGGGCCCGACCACCATCGGAAACCGGAGAGAAAACCGGCCCTGGTCGTACCGGACCGTATCCTGAATTTCAATCTCCACAATGATGGGTTCCCCCGGTGCAAGATTTGCCACGGATGCGGTAAACACATTGGGTCGTTCCTGCTCCAGCAAACTGGCGCGCTGTCCCTTGCGCTTGGCCTGTTCAAATGTTTTCCTGGCTTCGGCCCGTTCTTGAATGATTCCTTCAATCACCCGGTCGCCGATCCGCATACGCAGGTGATCGACGGCCGCTTGTTCGGGTAACGGAAAGACATAGATGCCCTCGGCCCATTCCGCACTGGGATTGTGAAAGGTTTGCGAGACGGTGGTGCGCACGATCAGCCCGCTGATGGTGGTGGTGACATGGGTGGAGACGGTGGGGGCGGGGAGAGTTGTTTCCCCGGACATCGGGCGAATCATCAAGCCCGGTTGCAGGTCCGGTCCGGCCTTGTGAGCTGGTGCCGTGACTTGAGATTCCAGAGGTTGAGCAAAAACAGGAGGAAGGCCCAGGCAATCCACCACACTGCCGGTGAGCCAAAACGCGAGAGGCAGAAGAAGTTGCTTCCAGTAATTCATACCTGCTCCTTTATGGTCGTGAGAGGTCCTTGTGAAAACTGTCCGTCAGGGCGGGCCCGGGCTGACCCACAGCGTGGTGGGCCAACCCGGGGTGAGAGTCTTAGGGAAGGGACTCGACCGTGATGAGTGGATCGGAAGAGACAAATTCCTCCTGAATGTCTTCCGGCAAGGAGACTTCGGTGTCCGTAGAAGCGATTTGTGGTTCGTCAGTTGTCAGAACTAGTTCTTCCGCAGCCGGGCTGTCCGTGTCCGCAGGAATCATCGACAGTTGGAGTTCTTCTCCTTCTGTGGTTGAAGCAGGGAGTAACGCCACATGGGCCCGCCGGTTTTGTTCAAAACATTCCGGCGTCTCTTCCTGGCAGATCGCTCCGTCTTTCCCCAACGTGTCCACCTGGACGTCGTCCTCAGGAATGCCAAGCGACAGCAGGTAGGTTTTCACGGACTGGGCTCGCTTGAGCCCCAACGCACGGTTATAGACATCCGGCCCCTGAGCGTCAGTATGTCCCACGATCTGAAGGGTGCCGCTCCATCCTTCCGGCCTGCTCTCCATCTGGATTTTAAGATTGTCCTTGGCCTCGTCGGATAAGGTCCATCCGTTAAATGCGAAATAGACATCCGTCTCTGCCATCGGCGGGTTCTCACCCGGTCCGGGGATCGGGGTGATCTCCTCGGTCAACGGCTCTTCACCCGAGGCCTGGCTCACTGCCATCGGTTCGTAAGAAGCGGGTTGCCGTTCGGTGGAGGTAAACGCACCCGCCATTTGCCCTTTATCAATTCCCTGAGAAGCCGTGGCAGGCAGCGGGACATCCTCGGAATACATCAAGAGGCCGCCTATACCAATGACCAGAATGAGTAAGCCGGAGGCCAGATAGACAATTTCCTTGGTATCCGTTGGACCGGCTCCGGTCTCAGGGTTTGGGGTTTCCGTGTGCTTCTGTGATGCGGGTGGCTGAGAAATTTTCACGTTCATGTCTGTCTCCTTGGTTAAGTCGTTAAGAAGTAGTCGTTGGTATGTCCGATCGTTTTGTTTCGCGATCTCTTTTGATAATCCGCCCTTTGGCCCCTGTAACTGTTCACCTCCTTTCCGGTTGCGAATGCGATTGTTGAAAAGGTCCTATCGCAAGGGGCTTGCCATGACGATGAAAAGAAAAAGATGTTGTAAAACAGTGGTTTATGCGTGATGTGGGAGTGGTGGTTTTGCGGGGATTGCGGGGACGAATGAGTGGATGCGGGGATATCCCCGCATCGTCTATTAAGAGAGAGGAGGCTCTGGGGTTATTTCTCCGCCGTATCAGCAGGGTGGGTGTTATTGCGATTTTTTGTAATGCCGGGTTTCGGCCCGGCAGCCGAGGTCCTTTTGTTTCGGCAAAAGGACCCAAAACCAAGTGACGCCCCGTCTGGCCTCATGAGAGGGGACGGACGCCAGGTTGAGGAGGGCGGACCAACTCACCTGGCTCAAACAAGGTCCGCCAGGGAATCAGAGCGTCCTCCCGTGGGCCAGCCGGCAGGCGTCGGACCAAGGGAACAACCTCAGTCGAGACTTCGTCATAACTGCAGGGTTGGCATTGTCGTGATGTTCTGTGATGCCGGGTTTCGTCCCGGCAGCCGACCCACTTTTGTTTCGGCAAAAGTGGGCAAAACCAGTGACGCCCCGCCTGGCCGCATCGGATTGATCGGACGAGGAGGAGGAAGAAGCGGGCTAACTCGCGGGGCTCGAACAAGCCCGTCAAGAAAAAGAGCGTCGATCATGGGACGGGTGGCAGGCGTCGAAGTTCTCAACTGAATTGTCATTCTGAGTTTTGCGAAGAATCTGTGCCCAGACCACCCATGGTGTTTAGGTAGTATGGCATTAGTTGACATGGCCTACACTCTGTCCTACTTTTTCTTGCATAAAATCTACATCTATTCCTATAAAAAGGAGGAGTGAAATGGCTGTCAAAGATATTGCCAGACAAGTCATTGACTGACGCATTACCTGATGAGGGCACAATGGATGATGTTATCCATGCCGTTTACGTGAAAACAAAATTTGAACATGCTGAGCGTGAAGTCCGCGAAGGAAAAAGGGGTTCCCCATGAAGCAGCCAAACAGAGTCTGCAAGAATGGGTCAAGTAATATGGTCTCCATCTGCTTTTAATGACATAGATGCGATCGCGGAATAAATCGATCTTTTATTGGTGTTCTCCAGGCCTCTTACCTTGTCATCGGAAAAGGCCTCCGTTAATGTACATACAAGTGCCATACATAAGGAGAAGTCATCATGAGCGTCAATAACCTGTTACGAAAAGCCAAGCCTGTCAATGTGCGAGAAGCCCAAGCTCAATTATCCAAGCTGATCAAGTCAAAGTCTCCCTCCATGGTCCTCTCCCATGGCAAACCGGTTTCGTTCCTCGTGCCCTATGCAGATATGGTGGATCTTGTCGAAACGCTTGACGAATTAAAGGACAAAAAACTCCTTGGGGAAATCGAACAAGCCCGGAAAGACTATGC
The sequence above is a segment of the Nitrospira sp. MA-1 genome. Coding sequences within it:
- a CDS encoding radical SAM protein, with product MRPRRVTILDLVTKGPTNSLYARVMNQNLASIMPQVVGVWCEELGHQVRFVCYTGREDLHRELLDETDIVFIGAFTRSALTAYAISSMFRARGAVTVLGGPHARSYPQDAAKYFDYVVGFTDKNLIQDILADCAQHRPLGVQLAATRQPTALPGAKERWKFIEPTIAKAPTSFKVVPMIGSMGCPYTCGFCVDANVDYQPLSFDQISEDLKFLRTKLKRPIVAWHDPNFGVRFQEYMNAIETAIPPNSIDFIAESTLSLLAEPHLKRLKQNGFKAILPGIESWYDMGDKSRTGRHTGQDKVRQVADHINLILRYIPYVQVNFVLGLDSDKGPEPFELTRKFLDLAPGAFPAFSLLTAFGQAAPFNRELQRDGRVLPFPFHFLDNNHAMNVRPKHYAWPEFYDHVVDLSRHAFSWPMIAKRVMLNRGWVPRWFNFIRSVSSEGFGRIKYHTKIRGLMDTNVSFRKFLEGETSELPMFYARKIRGKLGSLYDMLPEGATMHDHHAYLNSYQDPIPPLVALSPLPKVESAAI
- a CDS encoding acyl-CoA desaturase: MKSRGHTIVIARNETPKIVDKGRGNFIRVLRARVDDHFAGRNRRDDLRLYLKSAIVLIWFFISFGMLLASSNGAFQLLLCVSTAFAACGVGFNIFHDSIHNSFSANPTVNLFLARSSCAMLGVSRYFWRHKHNVLHHSYTNILEWDDDLETRGALRMSPRQAWEKKFKHQHLYCWFLYALSTIEWIFIKDFVHYFTMRINQFQKYPSMSSRDEIEFWTFKAMYFSVFIVTPFLFQPFWKCVVGLVIFHLTLGLSVTLIFNLAHIMEKSAYPKSRGENPPNVESEWAVLQLATTVNFGRNNQCLTWFSGCLNYQIEHHLFPKVSHTHYPEISKILRRTAAEFHIPYNDCPTYLSALKSHFRTLKALSELPRLGVHPVP
- a CDS encoding isoprenylcysteine carboxylmethyltransferase family protein produces the protein MSPEPDKKGAAVKVPPPLIVLVVLLLAYALEYVVPLRIPQSSVLDFAGYALVGISLLLIVITSRSFRRLNIHIEPWKPTTKIITTGFFGISRNPIYLALCAMCIGAGMILHSWWVLFGAIPAALLLYHFVIAREEAYLEQKFGEAYVQYKASVRRWL
- a CDS encoding class GN sortase, with product MDATTSRTDVIPRVRRVLGSLMLVLGICLIGQGLWMPMKAIAAQWLLQQAWSTTLKTQQPAKPWPWADTWPVGRLIVPRHGIDQIILADASGPSLAFGPGQLSKSIKPGEPGSIVVSGHRDTHFQFLQYLLEDDLIYVEWPTGHRSAFTVQELTVVDSRHTRLGNYDQAETLILTTCYPFDALIPGGPLRYVVKAEKASAVEN
- a CDS encoding marine proteobacterial sortase target protein → MNYWKQLLLPLAFWLTGSVVDCLGLPPVFAQPLESQVTAPAHKAGPDLQPGLMIRPMSGETTLPAPTVSTHVTTTISGLIVRTTVSQTFHNPSAEWAEGIYVFPLPEQAAVDHLRMRIGDRVIEGIIQERAEARKTFEQAKRKGQRASLLEQERPNVFTASVANLAPGEPIIVEIEIQDTVRYDQGRFSLRFPMVVGPRYIPGTPLSMVEAQLHTTGLGWAVNTDQVPDASRITPPVQHPGQGPINPFTLHIDLAPGFLLDQVESPTHPIHIETHSNGRTHIELTDSSTFADRDFELAWTPQATHEAQTQLFLEEHDGDTYGLVFFFPPQLIEDGPDELSREVIFVIDTSGSMAGASLVQAKAALTLAVSRLTPKDRFNIIQFNSITKHLFPQAVPADTRAIQRAILYVNSLQAEGGTEMLPAVVQALSHQKEIQKSLRQVIFITDGLIGNEEELFATLQRLLGQTRLFTVGIGSAPNGHFMRKAARHGRGTFTYIGTTKEVQDKMHRLFVKLEQPAFLNLALEGSTDGAWDLLPAPLPDVYAGEPLMAAFRSKTPPAHLTISGTHGTVPWKRILPFTAGLSRSGIAVHWARQKISQLMDQQASSFQPDQSEQETELRQAVIDLALRHHLVSKYTSLVAVETNPARPEHRPLQSHAMKTNLPHGMQYEAIFGWPQTATPSTLYLLLGIFMVGIGWLWTRQQAART
- a CDS encoding OmpA family protein, producing MNVKISQPPASQKHTETPNPETGAGPTDTKEIVYLASGLLILVIGIGGLLMYSEDVPLPATASQGIDKGQMAGAFTSTERQPASYEPMAVSQASGEEPLTEEITPIPGPGENPPMAETDVYFAFNGWTLSDEAKDNLKIQMESRPEGWSGTLQIVGHTDAQGPDVYNRALGLKRAQSVKTYLLSLGIPEDDVQVDTLGKDGAICQEETPECFEQNRRAHVALLPASTTEGEELQLSMIPADTDSPAAEELVLTTDEPQIASTDTEVSLPEDIQEEFVSSDPLITVESLP